One window of Phycisphaeraceae bacterium genomic DNA carries:
- a CDS encoding DUF3592 domain-containing protein: MTHSTRLSHAERTKLRRQILVGWIAIAFWGAFVVGFDSYFALTAFRQVRAGQTWQRTIGTITTSDIVTGVGSKGKTTYHPRVSFTYSVGSASFTGDVVEVGGMAGSGRKHADRIIQAFPLGSKRPIYFDPNDPGNSALLVGVQPGTLMMLMVALPFNAVLLGAAAFLFRARRLAEEPMSAWLVRDDGARAVLRLVHWAPMTAACFSLGAVSFVGVFAVMFAYDGEPPVAISGAVVVASLASFVLAYLWKKAVDASGRRDVVVDRTLKRVSPPRPRGIMSEASIRFDRLAVSIGPDSDRRINKQPAWKLVLEEAGADAPFTLHWLSRQDARRIANWIATECGVKVRDVGRESGTDDDSGDDADEDLPVGRVERRPISTRGF; the protein is encoded by the coding sequence ATGACGCATTCGACCAGACTCTCGCACGCAGAACGAACCAAACTGCGCCGTCAGATTCTGGTCGGCTGGATCGCCATCGCATTTTGGGGCGCGTTCGTGGTCGGTTTCGATTCGTACTTCGCGCTGACAGCATTCCGCCAAGTCCGTGCGGGGCAGACCTGGCAGCGGACGATCGGCACGATTACCACAAGCGACATCGTGACAGGCGTCGGCTCCAAGGGCAAGACGACCTATCACCCGAGAGTCTCGTTTACCTATTCCGTCGGAAGCGCATCCTTTACCGGAGACGTCGTCGAGGTCGGTGGAATGGCGGGCTCGGGGCGCAAGCACGCTGACCGGATCATCCAGGCGTTTCCGCTCGGGTCGAAGCGGCCAATCTACTTCGACCCGAACGACCCCGGAAACAGCGCCCTGCTCGTCGGTGTTCAGCCGGGCACGCTCATGATGCTCATGGTCGCGCTCCCGTTCAACGCGGTGCTGCTCGGCGCCGCCGCATTCCTATTCCGCGCACGTCGCCTCGCCGAAGAGCCGATGTCCGCTTGGCTCGTCCGTGATGATGGCGCCCGCGCCGTGCTGCGATTGGTGCACTGGGCTCCGATGACCGCGGCATGCTTTTCCCTGGGGGCGGTCTCTTTCGTCGGCGTTTTCGCCGTGATGTTCGCGTACGACGGCGAGCCGCCCGTTGCGATCTCCGGCGCGGTCGTCGTCGCCTCGCTCGCTTCCTTCGTGCTCGCCTATTTGTGGAAGAAGGCGGTGGACGCATCCGGTCGGCGCGACGTCGTAGTCGATCGCACGCTCAAGCGGGTTTCGCCGCCGCGCCCGCGGGGAATCATGTCCGAAGCAAGCATCCGATTCGACCGGCTCGCGGTTTCGATCGGACCGGACAGCGATCGAAGAATCAACAAGCAACCGGCCTGGAAACTGGTTCTGGAGGAGGCCGGGGCGGATGCGCCGTTCACTCTGCACTGGCTGAGCCGGCAGGACGCCCGTCGCATCGCGAACTGGATCGCGACCGAGTGCGGAGTGAAGGTGCGCGATGTCGGGCGCGAAAGCGGCACCGACGATGATTCAGGCGATGACGCCGATGAAGATTTGCCGGTCGGCCGCGTTGAGCGCCGCCCTATTTCGACACGAGGGTTTTGA
- a CDS encoding phosphoribosylaminoimidazolesuccinocarboxamide synthase: protein MPHSTERPVTCTDLDLPGKRSGKVRDVYDLPPDSMGPRLLIIATDRISAFDVVMPTPLAGKGVILTELSTFWLRMIAEKGLARTHLISSEIAGIPDEAFRGSGLKPSDLEGRSTIARKCRVIPIECVVRGYLEGSGWKEYHESGAVCGVQLPSGLRQCDRLPEPIFTPATKEEFGKHDENVTFDRAAELVGRRVLETLRDTSIRIYLAASEHAAARGILIADTKFEFGIPLGTDGEPTDSSPMLVDEALTPDSSRFWPADQYEPGRPQKSFDKQFLREYLETLVDSGTWNKQSPGPQLPAEVVRGTIGRYRAALEALKRS from the coding sequence ATGCCACATTCAACGGAACGGCCTGTTACCTGCACCGACCTCGATCTTCCCGGCAAACGCTCGGGCAAGGTACGCGACGTCTACGACCTGCCGCCGGACTCGATGGGGCCGCGGCTCTTGATCATCGCAACGGACCGGATCTCGGCGTTCGACGTCGTCATGCCGACGCCCCTCGCCGGCAAGGGCGTGATCCTCACCGAACTCTCGACTTTCTGGCTTCGAATGATCGCCGAAAAGGGGCTCGCGCGAACGCACTTGATTTCCTCGGAAATCGCCGGAATACCCGACGAGGCATTTCGAGGCTCGGGGTTGAAGCCCTCCGACCTCGAGGGACGGAGCACCATCGCACGAAAGTGCAGGGTGATACCGATCGAATGCGTCGTCCGCGGCTATTTGGAAGGTTCGGGGTGGAAGGAATACCACGAATCCGGGGCGGTCTGCGGCGTGCAGCTTCCTTCCGGGCTGCGTCAGTGCGATCGGCTTCCCGAACCAATATTCACGCCGGCCACGAAGGAAGAATTCGGGAAACACGATGAAAACGTGACCTTTGATCGCGCTGCCGAGCTTGTGGGCAGGCGGGTTCTCGAAACTTTGCGCGATACTTCCATCAGGATTTATCTCGCCGCCAGCGAGCATGCCGCGGCACGTGGAATTCTCATCGCGGACACGAAGTTCGAGTTCGGTATCCCGCTTGGGACGGATGGGGAACCGACCGACTCGAGCCCGATGCTCGTCGACGAAGCGCTTACCCCCGACAGCTCGCGGTTCTGGCCGGCGGATCAGTACGAGCCCGGACGCCCCCAGAAGAGCTTCGACAAGCAGTTTCTTCGCGAGTACCTCGAAACTCTCGTGGATTCCGGAACATGGAACAAGCAGAGTCCCGGACCCCAACTTCCGGCGGAGGTCGTCCGCGGCACAATCGGCAGATATCGTGCGGCGCTCGAGGCCCTCAAACGCTCATAG
- the mfd gene encoding transcription-repair coupling factor has product MAKKSERTAGQASDPDATSVLSRARTDPATARLAAVLAQGKRVVASGSSGSSTTLLAAALASELSRPIVLVCAHLDDADESFDELRGLGAFALRLPALESLPADGAAVPDALAERLAVVREISGVRPDRPAVVVAPIQALMQGVHPAAKLAAVSRAVRRDEQISPTALIAWLDNAGYSRVEAIEEAGDFAVRGGIIDIFPAGDSASPVRFDFFGDQIERINEIDIGTMGADRAIDSAHLVAADVKLALPGDDALNFLQLIPPESVALLHETMEVVEQGRGYYERLSDSKGFFGPPAVLKILESRFHAIAEINQFSAGAGAADVRIDLPVRALDAFDREATVAVSELIAMTTEPMRCTVTVFCQNEGEEQRLKELLAAAEKEPERPIQSRIEYLHRGFIWGETEPAAFVPYHELLNRFTVRRKATRLRSSRALDTFLDFQPGDFVVHQDHGIAKFIGLTQQRPREIARRSETALANMEGRKVKEPELEEFLTLEFAGNAKLHVPATQIDLVQKYVGGFGGKPTLSTLGGQRWKGQKERTSESVKDLAAEMMRVRAAREAMPGVAFPGDTPWQSEFEEEFPYEETEDQLSGLKLIKQDMSKHRPMDRLICGDVGFGKTELAIRAAFKAVEFGKQVAVLVPTTVLAEQHERTFRQRFAGYPFKVESLSRFKTDAEAKEILEKVKKGQIDVIIGTHRILSKDVVFADLGLVVIDEEQRFGVEHKESLLRLRLTVDVLTLSATPIPRTLHMAMLGIRDISSLTTPPLDRRAIVTEVIPYNERRIQQAIARELSRDGQIFFVHNRVHDIKSVADNVQKMAPDARILIGHGQMNPHELEQVMLKFMRGPSKDGGADILVSTTIIESGIDIPTANTMVINDADRFGLAELHQLRGRVGRSKNRGYCYLLLPPERSVNDIARKRLRAIEQYSMLGAGFKIAMRDLEIRGAGNILGAEQSGHIAAVGYDMYCRLLEDAVHELKNEKPPEKPSTVSIEIGLSASIPKPYIPSDQRRLEAYRRIATASTREQLEQVKADLTSAYGEPPKQVNRLLFMSELRIAAVALGVKSISVREKDVIFKASRAKELAERLARTPPELAKAGKALQVSVTVLPAKTGAKTLGGGIAVSDELAEVYFRPPEKYLEPETLLSVLRKRLQG; this is encoded by the coding sequence TTGGCAAAGAAGAGCGAAAGAACGGCGGGGCAGGCCAGTGACCCGGACGCGACGAGCGTTCTTTCGCGTGCGCGCACAGATCCGGCGACAGCGCGTCTCGCGGCGGTGCTGGCTCAAGGAAAGCGTGTGGTCGCGTCGGGCTCGAGCGGCTCGTCGACAACTTTGCTCGCCGCGGCACTCGCTAGCGAGTTGTCACGCCCGATCGTGCTCGTCTGTGCGCACCTGGACGACGCGGACGAATCGTTCGATGAACTGCGCGGGCTGGGGGCCTTCGCGCTCAGACTTCCGGCGCTCGAATCGCTTCCTGCGGACGGCGCGGCCGTCCCCGATGCCCTCGCCGAGCGGCTCGCCGTCGTGCGCGAGATTTCGGGCGTGCGCCCGGATCGGCCCGCGGTCGTCGTTGCGCCGATCCAGGCACTCATGCAGGGCGTCCATCCAGCCGCGAAGCTCGCGGCGGTTTCGAGAGCCGTTCGAAGGGACGAACAGATTTCGCCGACAGCGCTCATCGCTTGGCTCGACAACGCCGGCTACTCGCGGGTTGAAGCGATTGAAGAAGCAGGCGATTTTGCGGTCCGCGGCGGGATCATCGACATCTTTCCGGCAGGCGATTCCGCGAGCCCCGTCCGCTTCGACTTTTTCGGCGATCAGATCGAACGGATCAACGAAATCGATATCGGAACCATGGGCGCCGATCGGGCGATCGACTCGGCGCATCTCGTCGCGGCGGACGTCAAGCTCGCACTCCCGGGAGATGACGCGCTCAATTTTCTTCAGTTGATTCCGCCCGAGTCGGTCGCGTTGTTGCACGAGACGATGGAAGTGGTGGAGCAGGGGCGCGGGTACTACGAAAGACTCAGCGATTCCAAGGGTTTCTTCGGTCCGCCGGCGGTGCTCAAGATTCTCGAGTCACGGTTTCACGCGATCGCCGAGATCAATCAGTTTTCGGCGGGTGCGGGCGCGGCAGATGTACGGATCGATCTTCCAGTGCGTGCGCTCGACGCGTTCGATCGCGAGGCGACAGTCGCCGTCAGCGAACTTATCGCGATGACCACCGAGCCGATGCGGTGCACCGTGACGGTTTTCTGCCAGAACGAGGGCGAGGAGCAGCGGTTGAAGGAATTGCTCGCCGCGGCAGAAAAGGAGCCGGAGCGGCCAATCCAATCGCGGATCGAATACCTGCACCGCGGATTCATCTGGGGCGAAACCGAACCTGCCGCATTCGTGCCTTACCACGAATTACTAAACCGCTTCACCGTTCGCCGCAAGGCGACTCGACTGCGCAGCAGCCGCGCCCTCGACACCTTTCTCGATTTTCAGCCCGGCGACTTTGTCGTGCACCAGGATCACGGCATCGCGAAGTTCATCGGGCTCACGCAGCAGCGGCCGCGCGAGATTGCCCGGCGCAGCGAGACCGCGCTCGCCAACATGGAAGGCCGCAAGGTCAAGGAGCCGGAACTCGAGGAGTTTCTCACGCTCGAGTTCGCAGGGAACGCCAAGCTGCACGTTCCGGCGACCCAGATCGATCTCGTTCAGAAGTACGTCGGCGGATTCGGGGGAAAGCCGACACTGAGCACGCTGGGCGGTCAGCGCTGGAAGGGTCAGAAGGAGCGGACGAGCGAGAGCGTGAAGGACCTTGCCGCGGAGATGATGCGGGTTCGCGCCGCACGCGAGGCGATGCCGGGCGTGGCGTTCCCCGGCGACACGCCGTGGCAGAGCGAGTTTGAAGAGGAGTTTCCGTATGAGGAAACCGAAGATCAGTTGAGTGGGCTCAAGCTGATCAAGCAGGACATGAGCAAGCACCGCCCGATGGATCGCCTCATCTGCGGCGACGTCGGCTTTGGAAAAACCGAGCTCGCGATCCGCGCCGCGTTTAAGGCGGTGGAGTTCGGCAAGCAGGTTGCGGTGCTGGTTCCCACAACCGTGCTTGCGGAACAGCACGAGCGCACCTTCCGGCAGCGCTTCGCCGGATACCCCTTCAAAGTCGAGAGTCTGAGCCGCTTCAAGACCGACGCCGAAGCAAAGGAAATCCTTGAGAAAGTCAAGAAAGGCCAGATCGATGTCATCATCGGGACGCATCGCATCCTGAGCAAGGACGTCGTCTTCGCGGATCTCGGCCTGGTTGTCATCGACGAAGAGCAGCGGTTCGGCGTCGAGCACAAGGAGAGCCTGCTCCGGCTGCGGCTGACCGTCGATGTGCTCACACTGAGCGCGACGCCGATCCCGCGCACGCTGCACATGGCGATGCTCGGCATCCGCGACATCTCCTCGCTCACGACGCCCCCGCTCGACCGGCGCGCGATCGTCACCGAAGTGATCCCGTACAACGAGCGGCGGATCCAGCAGGCGATCGCGCGAGAACTCTCCCGCGACGGGCAGATCTTTTTCGTTCACAATCGCGTGCACGACATCAAAAGCGTCGCGGACAACGTGCAGAAGATGGCGCCCGATGCCAGAATCCTGATCGGTCACGGCCAGATGAACCCGCACGAACTCGAGCAGGTCATGCTGAAGTTCATGCGCGGTCCGAGCAAGGACGGCGGCGCCGACATTCTCGTCAGCACCACCATCATCGAGTCGGGCATCGATATCCCGACGGCGAACACGATGGTGATCAACGATGCAGATCGCTTCGGCCTTGCCGAACTCCACCAATTGCGAGGGCGCGTCGGCCGTTCCAAAAACCGGGGCTACTGCTATCTGCTCCTGCCCCCCGAGCGCAGCGTCAACGACATCGCCCGCAAGCGTCTCCGCGCGATCGAGCAGTACTCAATGCTCGGCGCCGGGTTCAAGATCGCGATGCGCGATCTCGAGATCAGGGGCGCGGGCAACATTTTGGGGGCCGAACAATCGGGACATATTGCCGCGGTCGGCTACGACATGTACTGCCGCCTGCTCGAGGATGCGGTGCACGAACTCAAGAACGAGAAGCCTCCGGAAAAACCCAGCACCGTCTCGATCGAGATCGGGCTCTCGGCGAGCATCCCCAAGCCGTACATCCCGAGCGACCAGCGCCGCCTCGAGGCGTACCGGCGCATCGCGACCGCTTCGACCCGCGAGCAGCTCGAGCAGGTGAAAGCCGACCTCACGAGCGCGTACGGCGAACCGCCGAAGCAGGTGAATCGGCTGCTTTTCATGTCCGAGCTCCGCATCGCGGCGGTCGCTCTCGGAGTGAAGTCAATCAGCGTGCGCGAGAAGGATGTGATTTTCAAAGCCTCTCGCGCGAAAGAACTCGCCGAACGCCTCGCCCGCACGCCTCCGGAACTGGCAAAGGCGGGCAAGGCGCTACAGGTGAGCGTGACGGTTCTACCCGCAAAGACCGGCGCGAAGACTCTCGGCGGCGGCATCGCCGTGAGCGATGAACTGGCCGAGGTCTACTTTCGACCTCCCGAGAAGTATCTGGAGCCGGAGACGCTGCTCAGTGTCTTGCGGAAACGGCTGCAGGGCTGA
- a CDS encoding helix-hairpin-helix domain-containing protein, protein MGGKPTDVIEDWTYGPVRWIGAGLVVGAATVGLAWSVSARRVPAGTPPPIQPVLASEHKAEVQAAAKPEPGRASSPKPIVTELPPRDAPVMTQLQASPVKEEPVASAKKGPINVNTATAAELESLPGIGPGLAARIVEDREKNGRYKAVKDLDRVRGIGPKLLEKVRPFVVVD, encoded by the coding sequence ATGGGCGGAAAGCCGACCGACGTGATCGAAGACTGGACCTATGGACCTGTCCGCTGGATCGGGGCCGGATTGGTTGTTGGTGCCGCGACCGTCGGACTCGCGTGGTCGGTCTCGGCACGCCGCGTCCCGGCGGGGACGCCGCCACCGATTCAGCCCGTTCTCGCGAGTGAGCACAAAGCTGAGGTTCAGGCTGCGGCGAAGCCTGAGCCGGGACGGGCTTCGTCGCCGAAGCCGATCGTGACCGAATTGCCTCCTCGCGATGCGCCGGTCATGACGCAATTGCAAGCATCGCCGGTCAAGGAAGAGCCGGTCGCGAGCGCGAAGAAAGGGCCGATCAACGTCAACACGGCGACGGCTGCGGAATTGGAATCGCTCCCGGGAATCGGGCCCGGCCTGGCGGCACGCATCGTGGAAGATCGCGAGAAGAACGGTCGGTACAAAGCGGTGAAAGACCTCGATCGGGTTCGAGGAATCGGTCCGAAACTTCTCGAAAAAGTCCGGCCGTTTGTTGTGGTTGACTGA
- a CDS encoding helix-turn-helix transcriptional regulator, with protein sequence MARSPTTSDVFNAIAEPRRRQIVELLARRGPHQVGSLVDLLGLPQPAVSKHLGVLRAVGLVSVTRVGQHRVYKLEAAELKTVHDWAQAFEHFWTHQLDRIKLKAEREAAKLRSRPKPSNS encoded by the coding sequence ATGGCGCGTAGCCCGACCACCTCCGACGTTTTCAATGCGATCGCCGAGCCCCGGCGGCGCCAGATCGTCGAATTGCTCGCGAGGCGAGGGCCGCACCAGGTCGGATCGCTGGTGGATCTTTTGGGCCTGCCGCAACCCGCGGTGTCGAAGCACCTCGGCGTGTTACGTGCGGTCGGGCTGGTTTCGGTCACGCGGGTCGGGCAGCATCGCGTCTACAAACTCGAAGCCGCGGAACTCAAGACTGTGCACGACTGGGCGCAAGCGTTCGAGCACTTCTGGACGCACCAGCTCGATCGCATCAAGCTGAAAGCCGAGCGCGAAGCCGCCAAGCTGCGATCGCGCCCGAAGCCATCCAATTCGTGA
- a CDS encoding DUF1428 domain-containing protein: MSYVDGYLIPIPKKNIAQYKKMAALGCKVWMDHGAIDYRECVGEELKTKWGIPFTKLLKTKPSETVAFSWIVFKSKAHRNKVNAAVMKDPRLASSMNMKKMPFDPKKMCYGGFKTLVSK, encoded by the coding sequence ATGAGCTACGTCGATGGATACCTCATCCCGATTCCGAAAAAGAATATTGCGCAGTACAAGAAGATGGCGGCGCTTGGATGCAAGGTGTGGATGGATCACGGAGCGATCGACTACCGCGAATGCGTCGGCGAGGAACTCAAGACCAAGTGGGGAATCCCGTTCACCAAACTGCTCAAGACCAAGCCGTCCGAAACTGTCGCGTTCTCGTGGATTGTTTTCAAATCGAAGGCGCACCGCAACAAAGTGAACGCGGCGGTCATGAAGGACCCGCGCCTCGCAAGCTCGATGAACATGAAAAAGATGCCGTTCGATCCGAAGAAGATGTGCTACGGCGGATTCAAAACCCTCGTGTCGAAATAG
- a CDS encoding endo-1,4-beta-xylanase: protein MFSFAVFDSAGLPRTSFELRGEHLIGNDDMPAQAEIRFENGLLICTKQGPEAAGISLLVDVPAPPAVPPSPPSPGVPGLPAPVPSLGQLMLRTCFLPKREEPYLLSLELARHRIMLTLNKLEEWGMFELAPDHPALVQLEAARLKFGEALVADRSGSVSAGGSAQPSARAWADKLAWEALAIALDVSEKLSLMNAMREMPGRLTGQVFEDAKARYTKLIGDPPPAGQHVVVPGMGTAVVPGAPQIGIAINPGQFSEPLVKAATAFDFLQMPVRWSDLEPVEGKLSFGATDRWIEWAVRNAKKTVNAGPILDLRAACLPEWIYIWENDYETLRDMMVEHITQVVTRYRRTVTRWTVCSGLHVNSNVKLSYEQIMDLTKVCILLTKKIHPQGKILVEIQEPWGEYFAHDRKSLPPTFYAESVLNLGLGVDGLGLRLQIGAPVSGQSARDLMMISSLIDRYAAMERPLHITAVGAPSAPISISASDTKTAADEDEQVVISAREHAAGRWRSPWSEGVQADWLADVISILVSKPSVQSICWQDLADAPPSARSPEMPFGGILNTAGAPKASGQRLAQLLQTLREGKAPAL, encoded by the coding sequence ATGTTCAGCTTTGCCGTCTTCGATTCCGCAGGACTCCCGAGAACCAGCTTCGAGCTGCGCGGCGAGCATCTCATTGGGAATGACGACATGCCGGCTCAGGCGGAAATCCGCTTCGAGAACGGCTTGCTCATCTGCACCAAGCAGGGTCCCGAGGCCGCGGGCATCAGCCTGCTTGTGGATGTGCCGGCGCCACCCGCCGTTCCCCCCTCACCCCCCTCACCCGGTGTGCCCGGGCTCCCGGCACCGGTGCCTTCGCTCGGACAGTTGATGCTGCGGACTTGCTTCCTGCCCAAGCGGGAGGAGCCGTACCTGCTCAGCCTTGAACTTGCGCGCCACCGCATCATGCTCACCCTCAACAAGCTGGAGGAGTGGGGAATGTTCGAGCTTGCGCCCGATCACCCCGCGCTCGTCCAGCTCGAAGCGGCGCGGCTCAAGTTCGGTGAAGCGTTGGTCGCGGACCGGTCCGGTTCGGTTTCGGCCGGAGGTTCCGCTCAGCCGAGCGCCCGTGCGTGGGCCGACAAGCTCGCCTGGGAAGCGCTGGCCATCGCCCTCGACGTTTCCGAAAAGCTGAGCCTGATGAACGCGATGCGCGAGATGCCCGGGCGTCTGACCGGTCAGGTCTTCGAAGACGCGAAGGCGCGCTACACGAAGCTGATCGGGGATCCGCCGCCGGCCGGCCAGCACGTGGTTGTGCCGGGAATGGGAACCGCTGTGGTCCCGGGCGCGCCGCAGATCGGCATCGCAATCAACCCCGGGCAGTTTTCGGAGCCTCTCGTCAAGGCGGCGACGGCTTTCGATTTCTTGCAAATGCCGGTTCGATGGAGCGACCTCGAACCCGTTGAAGGAAAACTGAGCTTCGGCGCGACCGATCGCTGGATCGAATGGGCGGTACGCAACGCGAAGAAGACAGTGAACGCCGGTCCCATTCTCGACTTGCGAGCCGCGTGCTTGCCCGAATGGATTTACATCTGGGAAAACGATTACGAAACGCTTCGCGACATGATGGTTGAGCACATCACGCAGGTCGTAACGCGCTACCGGCGAACGGTGACGCGCTGGACGGTGTGCTCCGGGCTGCATGTCAACTCGAACGTCAAGTTGAGCTACGAACAGATCATGGATCTCACCAAGGTCTGCATCCTGTTGACAAAGAAGATCCATCCGCAGGGGAAAATCCTCGTTGAGATTCAGGAGCCCTGGGGTGAGTACTTCGCACACGACCGCAAGAGTTTGCCCCCGACTTTCTACGCCGAGAGCGTGCTGAACCTGGGGCTGGGCGTGGACGGGCTGGGCCTGCGGCTGCAAATCGGCGCGCCAGTTTCGGGGCAATCGGCGCGCGATCTGATGATGATCTCGAGCCTGATCGACCGCTACGCGGCGATGGAGCGCCCATTGCACATCACCGCGGTGGGCGCGCCGAGCGCTCCGATTTCGATTTCCGCTTCCGACACGAAAACCGCGGCTGACGAGGACGAGCAGGTAGTCATTTCCGCGCGAGAGCACGCTGCGGGCCGCTGGCGCTCCCCCTGGTCCGAAGGTGTGCAGGCCGATTGGCTGGCCGACGTCATTTCGATACTAGTTTCAAAGCCGAGCGTGCAGAGCATCTGCTGGCAGGACTTGGCCGACGCTCCGCCGAGCGCGCGGTCGCCCGAAATGCCGTTCGGCGGCATCCTGAACACGGCGGGAGCGCCCAAGGCCTCCGGGCAGAGGCTGGCGCAACTGCTCCAAACGCTGCGGGAAGGCAAGGCGCCCGCGCTGTAG
- the bglX gene encoding beta-glucosidase BglX, producing MSTRPLRAALLALVLAAGVRPVFGAEVAAPRSDFTQFDPRVDALLKQMTLEEKVGQLVQFSNGRATGPENVQVDQNELLARGGIGSILNATGAKEVNAMQRIAVEKSRLKIPVLMGLDVIHGYRTTFPVPIGLAATWDPALIEETSRAASVEATSEGIRWTFAPMVDIARDPRWGRVMEGSGEDTYLGEVLAAAYVRGFQGKDLSDPTSLLACAKHYVGYGGADGGRDYNSVDMSERMLRDVYLPPFKAAADAGVGTFMSAFNSLSGVPTSANHFTLTTVLRDEWRFNGFVVSDWTSIAELIPHGIALDGKTAAYKGFAAGVDMDMQANLYATYLPALVRDGKLKESAIDESVRRVLRTKFALGLFEHPYTDEALSDSVLLRADHVELARRAAEESFVLLKNDRAKPIESAPLLPLAAGKTIALIGPLADNADDMLGEWACKGDKKDVVTLKHALADRLNDKLIYAKGTEVLGSSDAGFEEAVNAAKRADVVIMAVGEHRRMSGEAASRTRLDLPGNQQALLKAVLATGKPVVLVVFSGRPLTLAWEDEHVPAILQAWHPGVQAGPALARTLFGETDPSGKLTVTFPRSVGQVPIYYNHFKTGRPIPGEDDDEKDSGFRYQSRYLDEKNSPLYPFGWGLTYTNFEYSPTALATSAKAIGLSELEKGAKISIEATVTNRGGRAGTEIAQLYIRQRGTSVARPVRELKGFEKFLLQPGESRLVKFEIGKEQLAFWNIDMQHTIEPAELTVWIAPSSAGGTPVSLMITE from the coding sequence ATGTCAACTCGTCCACTTCGCGCCGCGCTGCTCGCTCTCGTCCTTGCTGCCGGTGTCCGTCCTGTATTCGGCGCGGAAGTCGCCGCGCCCCGGTCGGATTTCACACAGTTCGACCCTCGCGTCGATGCGCTGCTCAAGCAAATGACGCTCGAGGAAAAAGTTGGGCAACTGGTTCAATTCTCCAACGGGCGTGCGACGGGCCCGGAAAACGTGCAAGTCGATCAGAACGAATTGCTCGCGCGAGGCGGCATCGGCTCGATTCTCAACGCGACGGGCGCGAAAGAAGTCAACGCGATGCAGCGCATCGCCGTGGAGAAATCGCGCCTCAAGATCCCTGTTCTGATGGGCCTCGACGTCATCCACGGCTATCGCACGACGTTCCCGGTGCCCATCGGGCTCGCGGCAACGTGGGACCCTGCGCTGATCGAAGAGACATCGCGCGCCGCGTCGGTCGAAGCGACTTCGGAAGGCATCCGCTGGACGTTCGCCCCGATGGTGGACATCGCACGCGATCCGCGCTGGGGACGGGTCATGGAGGGAAGCGGCGAGGACACCTACCTCGGCGAGGTGCTCGCCGCGGCGTACGTGCGCGGTTTTCAAGGGAAAGACTTGTCGGACCCGACGTCGCTGCTCGCGTGCGCGAAGCACTACGTCGGATACGGCGGGGCTGATGGCGGGCGCGACTACAACTCGGTGGACATGTCGGAGCGGATGCTGCGCGATGTGTACCTGCCGCCATTCAAGGCCGCGGCGGACGCGGGCGTCGGCACGTTCATGAGCGCGTTCAATTCGCTCAGCGGCGTGCCGACTTCGGCGAATCACTTCACGCTGACCACGGTGTTGCGCGACGAGTGGCGGTTCAACGGCTTTGTCGTCAGTGACTGGACGTCGATCGCGGAACTCATCCCGCACGGGATCGCGCTCGACGGGAAGACGGCGGCGTACAAGGGATTTGCCGCGGGCGTGGACATGGACATGCAGGCGAATCTGTACGCGACGTATCTGCCGGCGCTGGTGCGTGACGGGAAGCTGAAGGAATCGGCGATCGATGAATCGGTGCGCAGGGTTCTGCGCACGAAGTTCGCGCTCGGGCTTTTCGAACATCCGTACACCGACGAGGCTCTGAGCGATTCGGTGCTGCTGCGTGCGGATCATGTGGAACTGGCGCGACGAGCGGCGGAAGAGTCGTTCGTGCTGCTGAAGAACGATCGGGCGAAGCCGATTGAGTCGGCTCCGCTGCTGCCGCTCGCGGCAGGAAAGACGATCGCGCTGATCGGCCCGCTCGCGGACAACGCGGACGACATGCTGGGTGAATGGGCGTGCAAAGGCGATAAGAAAGACGTGGTGACGCTGAAGCACGCGCTCGCCGACCGGCTGAACGACAAGCTGATCTATGCGAAGGGAACGGAAGTTCTTGGTTCTTCGGATGCGGGATTCGAAGAAGCGGTGAACGCGGCGAAACGGGCGGATGTCGTCATCATGGCGGTGGGCGAACACAGGCGGATGTCGGGCGAGGCTGCGTCGCGCACGCGGCTTGATCTGCCGGGGAATCAGCAGGCGCTCCTGAAAGCGGTACTCGCAACCGGCAAGCCGGTCGTGCTAGTTGTCTTCAGCGGCAGGCCTCTGACGCTCGCGTGGGAAGATGAGCATGTGCCGGCGATTCTGCAGGCGTGGCACCCGGGCGTTCAAGCCGGACCGGCGCTGGCGCGGACGCTCTTTGGAGAGACCGACCCATCGGGGAAGCTCACCGTGACGTTTCCCCGATCGGTTGGACAGGTTCCGATTTACTACAACCACTTCAAGACCGGGCGTCCGATTCCGGGCGAGGACGATGACGAGAAAGACTCGGGCTTTCGGTATCAGTCGCGTTACCTCGATGAAAAGAACTCCCCGCTCTATCCCTTTGGTTGGGGCTTGACATACACGAACTTTGAGTACTCCCCCACTGCGCTCGCGACGAGCGCGAAAGCGATCGGCCTCTCGGAGCTTGAAAAGGGCGCGAAGATTTCGATCGAGGCGACAGTGACCAACCGCGGCGGGCGCGCCGGAACCGAGATCGCGCAGCTCTACATCCGTCAGCGCGGCACGAGCGTCGCGCGTCCGGTCCGCGAGCTGAAGGGTTTCGAAAAGTTCCTGCTCCAGCCGGGGGAATCGCGGCTCGTGAAATTCGAGATCGGCAAAGAGCAGCTCGCGTTCTGGAACATCGACATGCAGCACACGATCGAGCCGGCCGAATTGACCGTTTGGATCGCGCCGAGCAGCGCCGGCGGCACGCCGGTGAGCCTGATGATCACCGAGTAA